The Natranaeroarchaeum aerophilus DNA window GTCGTCGCTCTCCAGCAGGAACTCGATCTGGCGGTCGACGTTGTACTCGACGAGCTGGTCGACCAGACTCACGTCGCGGTCCGCGTCGACCCGCTCGTCGTCCAGTCCGGCCTCGACGACGGGAACGAGCAGATCGACCCATTTCTCGATTCCCGGCGGAACGTCCCCGGCTCCGTGCTGGACGGCATCGAGGGCGGCAGTCACCGCGCCACAGCCGGTGTGGCCGACGACGAGCGTGACGTCCGTTTCGGTGTTGACCATCGGATACAGCAGGCTCCCATCGACGACGCGCTCGCCATCCTGAATGTCCCAGACCTGATTACCGATCGTGCTCGGGGTGAACAGCCAGCCCGGATCCTCGACGTCCCACATCCCGTCCTGTGGCACCCGCGAGTCCGAAC harbors:
- a CDS encoding carbonic anhydrase; translated protein: MPDTSLEELLERNARHVESLHDDHFDAVQDAQQPAAVSICCSDSRVPQDGMWDVEDPGWLFTPSTIGNQVWDIQDGERVVDGSLLYPMVNTETDVTLVVGHTGCGAVTAALDAVQHGAGDVPPGIEKWVDLLVPVVEAGLDDERVDADRDVSLVDQLVEYNVDRQIEFLLESDDVPETETVYGFVYDFQGVYTDERGRAYLVNVDGETDVAALRELAPAEYHDAVDRLLP